From Gloeocapsa sp. PCC 73106, the proteins below share one genomic window:
- a CDS encoding DUF423 domain-containing protein, which produces MTKLFISLGAILAGLAVASGAFASHALKSQLTERALVIFETAAKYQMYHALAILFVALLLSSLKESSNLLIVAGFAFIVGIFLFSGSLYALSLTEIKILGAITPLGGIAFLLGWGCIAIAAWGLKFTP; this is translated from the coding sequence ATGACAAAACTTTTTATATCTCTGGGAGCAATTTTAGCAGGTTTAGCAGTGGCGTCCGGGGCGTTTGCTTCTCACGCACTGAAATCCCAACTGACTGAAAGGGCGCTGGTTATTTTTGAAACAGCTGCCAAATATCAGATGTACCATGCCTTAGCTATCTTATTTGTAGCACTACTTTTATCTAGTCTGAAAGAATCTTCTAACCTTCTCATAGTAGCCGGATTTGCTTTCATTGTGGGAATTTTTCTTTTCTCAGGCAGTTTATACGCTCTCAGTTTAACTGAAATAAAGATACTCGGAGCAATTACGCCTCTTGGTGGGATAGCTTTTTTGCTCGGTTGGGGATGTATAGCGATCGCCGCTTGGGGATTAAAATTTACACCTTAA